The Lycium ferocissimum isolate CSIRO_LF1 chromosome 1, AGI_CSIRO_Lferr_CH_V1, whole genome shotgun sequence genome includes a region encoding these proteins:
- the LOC132068654 gene encoding leucine-rich repeat extensin-like protein 3 has product MGAPPSSQFIFFTFNFLLLFSLNNVQIQAMSTVTAISKDQIACEMCEACENPCQPILSPPPPSPPLPCPPPPSPPLPPPLPPPSPPPPSPPPPSAPVIDCPPPPPPPARRSCPEDCSLQPRTPPYSIYPYFSPPSAYSNKSTQFKSHPFVTFLILAIACLFSL; this is encoded by the coding sequence ATGGGAGCTCCTCCAAGTTCTCAATTCATTTTCTTCACCTtcaattttcttcttctcttttcacTCAACAATGTCCAAATTCAAGCCATGTCAACAGTCACAGCAATTTCCAAAGACCAAATAGCTTGTGAAATGTGTGAAGCCTGTGAGAACCCATGCCAACCTATTTTATCTCCTCCACCACCATCACCTCCTCTTCCATGCCCTCCTCCACCTTCACCACCACTTCCACCACCACTTCCACCACCATCACCACCTCCTCCGTCTCCTCCACCGCCCTCAGCACCGGTCATTGACTGTCCACCGCCACCTCCACCACCAGCCCGACGTTCTTGCCCTGAAGACTGCTCTCTACAGCCTCGAACACCGCCTTATTCCATATACCCTTATTTTTCGCCACCTTCAGCTTACTCTAATAAATCCACTCAATTCAAAAGTCATCCTTTCGTTACTTTTCTCATTCTAGCCATTGCATGCCTTTTTTCCCTATAG
- the LOC132047511 gene encoding uncharacterized protein LOC132047511 encodes MQTRFAVSSATKLQRLLFAQSHKSAEYFPYRFSSSTGRTADPAVHSGPLEGDDLEESVKFAENERKQPNIKPSKDNEAFTPPKSPIGSSQKIESTGVNQPIDPLTLQKRHYSNTSTTNNKESFKDVNCIGLDGTPWPDEEKDGRAQLEDDREYFKHHKPSPLAEMEMADTRKPITRATDAPPGAGIAFYPAPDGGVTVWRPEQLATAEETLMRAVEIWKENAMRGDPDSPQGRILRQLRGENW; translated from the exons ATGCAAACAAGATTCGCAGTATCTTCAGCTACAAAACTTCAACGACTTCTATTTGCACAATCTCATAAGAGTGCTGAGTACTTTCCATACAGATTTTCCTCATCTACAGGTCGAACAGCTGATCCTGCCGTCCATTCTGGACCTCTTGAA GGAGATGACTTAGAAGAATCAGTGAAGTTTGCAGAAAACGAAAGGAAACAACCCAATATCAAGCCTAGTAAAGACAATGAAGCGTTTACACCACCCAAATCACCAATCGGCTCATCTCAAAAGATCGAAAGCACCGGCGTAAACCAACCTATAGACCCTTTGACACTACAAAAGCGACACTACTCTAATACTAGCACTACCAATAATAAAGAATCATTTAAAGACGTCAACTGCATTGGATTGGATGGCACACCATGGCCCGACGAAGAGAAAGACGGGAGAGCGCAATTAGAAGATGATAGGGAGTATTTTAAGCACCATAAACCATCTCCATTGGCGGAAATGGAGATGGCTGATACGAGGAAACCGATTACTAGGGCGACCGATGCGCCACCTGGAGCTGGCATTGCGTTTTATCCAGCACCAGATGGTGGTGTGACGGTGTGGAGGCCGGAGCAATTGGCTACTGCTGAAGAGACCCTTATGAGAGCAGTGGAGATATGGAAAGAGAATGCTATGAGAGGTGACCCTGATTCGCCTCAAGGTAGGATTCTTAGACAGCTTCGTGGCGAAAACTGGTGA
- the LOC132047524 gene encoding uncharacterized protein LOC132047524 has protein sequence MEGVTTRVYSGLKGYWRRRGYQKLNKTNRVELSAEGSTRKRRFWKIKLTRKLKLKINFKRFSLKKLLIGLRDAYVNTMLRIANTREFGGGSIDGFGMRPSKEYDERVLVEIYKSMIIAQGKLGNRVGAATAKIGPENTTSTTTTSV, from the coding sequence ATGGAGGGGGTAACAACTAGGGTATACAGTGGATTAAAGGGTTACTGGAGGAGGAGGGGCTATCAGAAGCTGAACAAGACGAACCGGGTTGAACTATCAGCAGAAGGTTCAACCCGGAAGAGAAGGTTCTGGAAGATAAAGCTGACCCGAAAACTGAAACTGAAGATCAATTTTAAACGGTTTTCTTTGAAGAAGCTTCTTATTGGATTGCGTGATGCTTATGTGAACACGATGTTGAGGATTGCAAACACCCGGGAGTTTGGCGGCGGCAGCATTGATGGATTTGGGATGAGGCCTAGCAAGGAATATGATGAGAGAGTGCTGGTAGAGATCTACAAGTCTATGATAATTGCTCAAGGAAAATTGGGTAATCGAGTTGGTGCTGCTACTGCTAAAATTGGTCCTGAGAATACTACTAGTACAACAACAACGTCAGTGTGA
- the LOC132047518 gene encoding leucine-rich repeat extensin-like protein 3 gives MGAPLHSQFLFFSSLILLLFSFNVQLTLAMSTITAMAKDQISCTMCSSCDNPCQPILSPSPPPPSPPPPASSGYNCPPPPSPPSSCTEGCSLPPPSQPTLPPPNNGGGSGGGGDSNYYYPPMDPSLYSAPPPPNPIVPYFPFYYYNPPPSNTAISKSVQFKNHHPFIILSVVIFLFL, from the coding sequence ATGGGGGCTCCCTTGCATTCTCAATTTCTATTTTTCAGCAGTCtcattttgcttcttttttcattcaatgTCCAATTAACTCTTGCCATGTCGACAATCACAGCTATGGCCAAAGATCAAATATCATGCACAATGTGCTCCTCATGTGACAACCCATGTCAGCCCATTTTATCACCATCGCCTCCGCCACCTTCTCCACCTCCACCTGCATCATCAGGTTATAATTgtccaccaccaccatcaccgCCAAGTTCCTGCACGGAAGGCTGCTCACTCCCTCCACCTTCACAGCCTACTCTGCCACCGCCTAATAATGGCGGTGGCAGTGGTGGTGGCGGTGATAGTAATTACTACTATCCTCCGATGGACCCTTCTTTATACTCAGCCCCTCCACCTCCAAACCCCATTGTACCGTATTTCCCTTTCTATTATTACAACCCTCCTCCATCTAATACAGCTATATCCAAATCAGTTCAATTCAAGAACCATCATCCTTTTATCATTCTTTCCGTGGtcattttcttgtttctttga